In Penaeus monodon isolate SGIC_2016 chromosome 8, NSTDA_Pmon_1, whole genome shotgun sequence, one DNA window encodes the following:
- the LOC119576415 gene encoding arf-GAP with GTPase, ANK repeat and PH domain-containing protein 3-like isoform X3, with the protein MYAKRERRTRRERKGVGERHRSEFAYMRLTKCLRKIKRIAQMKLPFLRESARINIMDGISENNPRVIDDGRARKLASDLKRCSYYETCATYGLNVERVFHDACSKIVAQRLSQQGLTPNNSRPGTPTHLLRYPSTNNGYTPAPYSNISAPLTPQITSSQQVTPPISGSSPSHMFTNTVAKDGTLRSSHGSGAELTAMTRTDSFRDDGFKRVSAPGAVTSATFMAPPPPPTTTPAPATIMDAIPAPRDSKDLPTPSSTPTTSRKSRRKSNLFTPSKKSDEKEKNKNGEVGSGRAIPIKQGYLYKKSNKALNKDWKKKYVTLCDNGRLTYHPSLHDYMEDVHGKEISLQYTTVKVPGMKPRGSKVVPGSGGSDPLSAEMHTLNIASVGTPGPPLTGRSSLGGPLQSNKDKQVTLTSYETLHDPAGVNGLDSASISSKIETPNVKKRHRRMKSSGNKNAECEDSDGYEFSLVSLDNKQWHFEAGSQEERDEWVSAIEQQILYSLQGNESNKSKTRQGHPIDAQTIATLKNQVPGNLQCVDCDAPNPEWASINLGVLMCIECSGIHRNLGSHISKVRSLDLDEWPPGPLSVMMSLGNEVGNSVWEAHTRGQAKPNPRSSREDKERWIRAKYEAKEFIAMPQSGIPLNEQIVDCVCRGDVQRLSALLPHAGDAVNSPLAPHRDLRTPLHLAAAFPSLSCVQLLLWYNASVKICDAEGRSSLFYARTAGDKEVIDLLLQNGCPDSVVAAPPITPHTPALSHSTFPLSTTTPQPSTLPRRKGSISRKPEMLDKLQASVI; encoded by the exons ATGTACgccaagagagaaagaaggacaaggagagagagaaaaggggttggTGAGCGACATAGAAGTGAATTTGCATATATGAGACTGACCAAGTGCCTGCGGAAGATTAAGCGCATCGCACAAATGAAGCTTCCGTTCCTGAGAGAGTCTGCCCGAATCAACATCATGG ATGGAATTAGCGAGAACAACCCCCGCGTGATCGACGACGGGAGAGCTCGGAAGTTGGCGTCGGATCTCAAGCGGTGCTCCTACTACGAGACGTGCGCCACCTACGGACTCAATGTGGAGAGGGTCTTCCACGATG CCTGTTCGAAGATCGTGGCGCAGCGCCTGAGCCAGCAGGGCCTCACGCCCAACAACTCCCGGCCAGGAACCCCGACGCACCTCCTGCGTTATCCCTCGACCAACAATGGCTACACCCCCGCCCCGTACTCCAACATCTCGGCGCCTCTGACACCGCAGATCACCTCCAGCCAGCAAGTGACGCCGCCCATTTCCGGCTCCTCTCCTAGTCATATGTTCACCAACACAGTCGCGAAG GATGGAACCCTAAGGAGCAGCCACGGAAGCGGCGCCGAGCTGACGGCCATGACCCGCACCGACTCGTTCCGCGACGACGGCTTCAAGCGCGTGAGTGCGCCCGGGGCCGTGACGAGCGCCACCTTCAtggcccccccgccgccccccaccaccaccccggcCCCGGCCACCATCATGGACGCCATCCCCGCGCCCAGGGACAGCAAGGACCTGCCCACGCCCAGCTCTACGCCCACCACGTCCAGGAAGAGCCGGAGAAAATCGAACCTGTTCACGCCGTCGAAGAAGAGcgacgagaaggagaagaacaagaacggCGAGGTGGGCAGCGGGCGGGCCATCCCCATCAAGCAGGGCTACCTCTACAAGAAGTCCAACAAGGCCCTCAACAAGGACTGGAAGAAGAAGTACGTCACCCTGTGCGACAACGGACGGCTCACGTACCACCCCAGTTTGCAC GACTACATGGAGGACGTGCACGGCAAGGAGATCTCCCTGCAGTACACCACAGTCAAGGTCCCCGGGATGAAGCCCCGCGGGTCCAAGGTCGTGCCGGGCAGTGGGGGGAGCGACCCCCTGTCCGCGGAGATGCACACCCTCAACATCGCCTCGGTGGGCACCCCGGGGCCGCCGCTCACGGGCAGGTCGTCCCTGGGGGGGCCGCTGCAGTCAAACAAGGACAA gcaGGTGACACTCACTTCGTATGAGACTCTCCACGACCCAGCAGGAGTCAATGGATTAGACTCCGCTAGCATATCTTCTAAAATTGAGACACCTAATGTTAAGAAGCGACACAGGAGAATGAAAAGCAGTGGGAATAAAAATGCTGAATGCGAAG ACTCCGACGGCTACGAGTTCAGCCTGGTGTCCCTCGACAACAAGCAGTGGCACTTCGAGGCCGGCAGccaggaggagagggacgagtgGGTCTCGGCCATCGAGCAGCAGATCCTGTACTCGCTTCAGGGCAACGAGTCGAACAAGAGCAAGACGCGCCAGGGGCACCCCATTGACGCCCAGACCATCGCGACGCTCAAGAACCAGGTGCCGGGCAACCTCCAGTGCGTCGACTGCGATGCGCCGA ATCCCGAATGGGCTAGTATCAACCTTGGCGTGTTGATGTGCATCGAGTGCTCGGGAATTCACAGAAATCTTGGGTCTCACATCTCGAAAGTCAGATCTCTCGACTTGGATGAATGGCC GCCTGGACCCCTGTCGGTCATGATGTCCCTGGGTAATGAAGTGGGCAACAGCGTCTGGGAGGCCCACACGAGAGGCCAGGCGAAGCCCAACCCACGTTCGAGTCGTGAGGACAAAGAGCGCTGGATAAGAGCTAAATACGAGGCCAAGGAGTTCATTGCTATGCCGCAGTCTGGCATTCCTCTTAATGAACAG ATTGTCGACTGCGTGTGTCGCGGCGATGTCCAGAGACTGTCGGCCTTGTTGCCTCACGCCGGCGATGCGGTGAACagccccctcgccccccaccgCGACTTGAGGACACCCTTGCACTTAGCCGCAGCCTTCCCCTCCCTGTCCTGCGTGCAGCTTCTACTCTGG TACAACGCCAGCGTGAAGATTTGCGACGCCGAAGGGAGGTCCAGCCTCTTCTACGCCCGGACGGCTGGCGATAAGGAGGTGATCGACCTGCTGCTGCAGAACGGGTGCCCGGACTCCGTGGTGGCCGCCCCGCCCATCACGCCCCATACGCCGGCGCTGTCCCACTCCAcgttccccctctccaccaccacgcCGCAGCCGTCGACGCTGCCCCGCAGAAAAGGCTCGATAAGCAGGAAGCCAGAAATGCTCGACAAACTCCAAGCGAGTGTGATATAG